One genomic region from Burkholderia latens encodes:
- the rfbD gene encoding dTDP-4-dehydrorhamnose reductase gives MREVGVKTEPTILVTGVNGQVGFELLRSLQGLGRVVACDRSMLDLSDLDRVRDVVRELKPSIIVNPAAYTAVDKAETDVDAARRLNADVPRVFAEEAARIGAVLIHYSTDYVFDGTKEGAYVETDVTNPQNVYGLTKLQGEQAIAATGCPHLILRTSWVYGRRGKNFLLTMLKLGSERPELRVVADQIGAPTWANTIATMTAHIVAQGVAAGTAGWWQERSGIYHLTSADATSWHGFAQEIFARAKLESPPRVLPISTSDYPTPAKRPANSRLSHEKLQATFGIQPPRWDEALQLCLESS, from the coding sequence ATGCGTGAGGTGGGCGTGAAAACAGAGCCGACGATTCTCGTGACGGGAGTGAACGGGCAGGTCGGGTTCGAGCTGCTGCGTTCGCTGCAGGGCTTGGGACGCGTGGTGGCGTGCGACCGTTCGATGCTCGATCTGTCCGATCTCGATCGGGTGCGCGACGTCGTTCGCGAGCTCAAGCCCTCGATCATCGTAAATCCGGCTGCCTATACGGCGGTCGACAAGGCAGAGACGGACGTCGATGCCGCGCGTCGGCTGAACGCCGACGTGCCGCGCGTGTTCGCGGAAGAAGCAGCCCGCATCGGCGCGGTGCTGATTCATTATTCGACCGACTACGTGTTCGACGGCACCAAAGAGGGCGCCTATGTCGAAACGGACGTAACCAATCCGCAGAACGTATACGGCCTGACCAAGCTCCAGGGCGAACAGGCCATCGCGGCGACCGGCTGCCCGCATCTGATTCTGCGCACGAGCTGGGTATACGGTCGGCGCGGCAAGAACTTCCTGCTGACGATGCTGAAGCTCGGCAGCGAGCGTCCGGAATTGCGGGTGGTCGCGGACCAGATCGGGGCTCCTACCTGGGCCAATACGATTGCGACAATGACAGCGCATATCGTTGCTCAGGGAGTCGCCGCGGGGACCGCAGGATGGTGGCAGGAGCGCTCGGGCATCTATCATCTTACCTCTGCCGATGCGACCTCATGGCACGGATTTGCTCAGGAAATTTTCGCACGTGCCAAGCTGGAGTCGCCACCCCGCGTCCTCCCGATTTCGACATCGGACTATCCCACTCCGGCGAAGCGGCCAGCAAATTCACGCCTGTCTCACGAGAAGCTGCAGGCGACGTTCGGAATTCAGCCACCTCGCTGGGACGAAGCACTGCAGCTGTGTCTCGAGAGTAGCTGA
- a CDS encoding glycosyltransferase, which translates to MLFKHLIWHVRRIHFVAQRVTGSVATRGWRNTIARIAQEFRPPSATSGRWTLESLQQPFSPFALPTSSAPQVSVIVPAYGKLAYTLACLRSIARHGADAAFEVIVVDDASPDDSTETLSQIEGLRLIRNERNLGFIGSCNAGAAAALGTYLLFLNNDTQVTPGWLDQLLACFAEESDCGIAGSRLVYPDGRLQEAGGIVFSDASAWNFGRFESPDNPQFLYRRRVDYISGAAMMIDAALFGQLGGLDARYAPAYYEDTDLAFAVRAAGKQVFYQPQSLVIHNEGISSGTDTFSGVKQYQVINREKFRQKWAAELAAQPAPGTPAVQAIQRAASPHILIVDALTPDASRDSGSLRMINIMRLLSEMGWRISFMASNRLASHAEITALGRIGVHVLCKPWAPSLTRWLKREGSQLGAVMLCRHYVAAPNLALVKRLAPQAQILFDTVDLHFLREQRAAAFTNNPALARKATLSRKRELTLIRACDVTFVVSPIERDLLMREVPDASVELLSNVHDVPGRHAGFATREGLVFVGGFSHSPNEDAVRWLVDEIFPRIRAKRPDIALHIVGDMPGAAQSELAGPGIHIHGRVPDLTPWMDGCRVALAPLRYGAGVKGKVNMAMSYGLPVVATHIAAEGMQLSDGDNVLLSDDAEGFAAAVLRAYEDETLWNQLSDRGMDNVRQYFSLEAARSVLRRVLPPVSMAS; encoded by the coding sequence ATGTTGTTCAAACACTTGATCTGGCATGTGCGTCGCATACATTTTGTTGCGCAGCGGGTGACCGGCAGCGTTGCCACTCGCGGGTGGCGCAATACCATTGCGCGCATCGCACAGGAATTTCGCCCGCCGTCGGCCACTTCCGGGCGCTGGACGCTTGAATCTCTTCAACAGCCGTTTAGTCCGTTTGCGCTTCCCACCAGTTCTGCGCCGCAGGTGTCGGTTATCGTCCCTGCTTACGGCAAGCTGGCGTACACCTTGGCCTGCTTGCGATCGATAGCGCGACATGGTGCCGACGCCGCTTTCGAGGTGATCGTCGTGGACGATGCTTCGCCCGACGACAGTACCGAAACGCTGTCGCAGATCGAGGGGCTGCGCTTGATACGCAATGAGCGCAATCTCGGCTTCATTGGTAGCTGCAACGCGGGCGCCGCCGCCGCGCTGGGCACTTACCTGCTATTTCTCAACAACGACACGCAAGTCACACCCGGTTGGCTCGATCAATTGCTCGCGTGCTTTGCCGAAGAGAGCGATTGCGGTATTGCCGGCAGTCGGCTGGTATATCCCGATGGCCGATTGCAAGAAGCAGGGGGCATCGTGTTCTCCGATGCATCCGCTTGGAATTTTGGGCGGTTCGAATCTCCGGACAACCCGCAATTTCTCTACCGGCGACGCGTCGATTACATCTCCGGTGCCGCGATGATGATCGATGCCGCTCTCTTCGGGCAGCTAGGGGGCTTGGACGCGCGGTATGCACCCGCCTACTATGAGGATACGGATTTGGCGTTCGCCGTACGGGCCGCGGGCAAGCAGGTGTTCTATCAACCGCAAAGCTTGGTGATTCATAACGAAGGTATCAGCTCGGGCACCGACACCTTTTCGGGGGTTAAGCAGTACCAAGTAATCAATCGCGAGAAGTTCAGGCAAAAGTGGGCCGCCGAACTGGCAGCGCAACCGGCCCCCGGCACGCCTGCGGTACAGGCGATTCAACGCGCTGCGTCGCCGCATATCCTGATCGTCGATGCATTGACCCCCGACGCTTCTCGCGACTCCGGCTCGCTTCGCATGATCAATATCATGCGCCTTCTGAGCGAGATGGGGTGGCGGATCAGTTTTATGGCAAGCAACCGCTTGGCTTCGCACGCGGAGATTACCGCGCTCGGTCGGATCGGCGTGCATGTGCTGTGCAAGCCGTGGGCTCCATCGCTGACCCGATGGTTAAAAAGGGAAGGTAGCCAGCTTGGCGCCGTGATGCTTTGCCGGCATTACGTTGCGGCACCCAACCTCGCACTGGTCAAGCGTCTCGCACCCCAAGCGCAAATCCTGTTCGACACGGTCGATCTTCACTTTTTGCGTGAGCAGCGTGCGGCCGCTTTCACCAACAACCCGGCATTGGCGAGGAAGGCAACTTTGTCCCGCAAGCGCGAGTTGACGCTTATTCGAGCCTGCGACGTGACGTTCGTGGTCAGTCCGATCGAGCGCGATTTGCTGATGCGCGAAGTGCCGGACGCGTCCGTTGAACTGTTGTCCAACGTACACGACGTGCCTGGCCGTCACGCCGGCTTCGCTACACGCGAGGGGCTGGTTTTTGTTGGGGGCTTCAGTCATTCGCCCAACGAGGACGCTGTGCGCTGGCTCGTCGACGAGATATTTCCGCGTATTCGGGCCAAGCGGCCGGATATCGCGTTGCACATCGTCGGCGATATGCCCGGAGCGGCGCAATCCGAGTTGGCCGGGCCCGGGATTCACATTCACGGCCGTGTACCCGATCTGACACCATGGATGGACGGATGCCGTGTAGCGCTGGCCCCGCTGCGCTACGGTGCAGGCGTAAAGGGTAAAGTGAACATGGCAATGAGCTACGGCTTGCCAGTGGTCGCGACCCATATCGCAGCCGAAGGCATGCAACTTTCTGATGGAGACAATGTATTGCTGAGCGACGATGCCGAGGGCTTTGCCGCCGCAGTATTGCGGGCCTACGAAGACGAGACGTTGTGGAATCAGTTGTCTGACCGGGGCATGGACAATGTGCGTCAGTACTTTTCGCTTGAGGCGGCGCGCTCCGTCTTGAGACGAGTGCTGCCGCCGGTATCTATGGCGAGCTGA
- a CDS encoding mannose-1-phosphate guanylyltransferase/mannose-6-phosphate isomerase, translating into MKLIPVIMSGGSGSRLWPQSRERYPKPFLTLPDGSTLIQRTYERAASLPGVEHLFTVTNKDLYFLTQDHYAASSYKVADEHYILEPFGRDTAAAVALATLEVAREYGEDAVLLVLAADHLIEDQVAFQAAVDRATEIASTGRIVTFGISPSRPETGFGYIEADGEDVRRFVEKPDYETAVDYVRSGRFYWNSGMFCFTAAVMLAAMEKFCPELLEGAKFALDQSRADRTSRSNIIVDEATFAKVQSISIDYAVMEKAKNVAVVACDCGWSDIGSWAGMADLLDADEHGNRVLGEARLLDAKNCYVNGGNRMIGLLGVSDLVVVDTEDALLITHRERVQDVKAMYGSLKMENHEAAVIHRTAHRPWGTYTVLEEGAGFKIKRIEVKPGGRLSLQAHFHRAEHWIVVSGSARVTNGAEEMLLTQNQSTYIPCGHRHRLENPGKIPLVLIEVQSGEYLGEDDIVRFEDQYGRVGETGRADTQPQI; encoded by the coding sequence ATGAAGTTAATTCCCGTAATTATGAGTGGTGGTTCAGGATCACGCCTCTGGCCGCAGTCGAGAGAGCGTTATCCAAAGCCGTTTCTCACCCTGCCGGATGGAAGCACGCTTATTCAGCGCACCTATGAGCGAGCCGCATCGCTTCCGGGGGTGGAGCACTTGTTCACGGTGACTAATAAGGATCTCTATTTTCTCACCCAGGACCACTATGCAGCGTCCAGCTACAAGGTAGCGGACGAGCACTATATCCTCGAGCCTTTCGGGCGAGATACTGCTGCAGCCGTCGCATTGGCGACCTTGGAGGTGGCTCGGGAGTATGGCGAGGACGCCGTGCTTTTGGTGCTGGCGGCGGACCATCTCATCGAGGATCAGGTCGCATTTCAGGCGGCTGTGGACCGCGCCACGGAGATTGCGAGCACGGGCCGGATTGTGACTTTCGGCATTTCCCCGTCTCGCCCTGAAACAGGTTTCGGGTATATCGAAGCCGACGGCGAAGACGTGCGGCGCTTCGTCGAGAAACCCGATTATGAAACCGCTGTCGACTATGTCCGGAGCGGTCGATTCTATTGGAATTCCGGGATGTTCTGCTTTACGGCGGCCGTCATGCTCGCCGCTATGGAGAAGTTTTGCCCGGAATTGCTCGAGGGAGCGAAGTTTGCCCTGGACCAGTCTCGGGCCGATCGCACAAGTCGCTCGAACATTATTGTTGACGAGGCGACGTTCGCGAAGGTGCAGTCGATCTCGATCGATTATGCGGTGATGGAGAAGGCAAAGAACGTTGCTGTGGTTGCCTGCGACTGCGGCTGGTCGGACATCGGTTCGTGGGCCGGCATGGCCGACTTGCTCGACGCTGACGAACACGGTAACCGGGTCCTCGGCGAGGCGCGGCTGCTCGATGCCAAGAACTGCTACGTGAACGGCGGCAACCGGATGATCGGGTTGTTGGGCGTCTCCGATCTTGTCGTGGTTGATACGGAAGATGCGTTGCTGATCACCCATCGCGAGCGAGTGCAGGACGTCAAGGCGATGTATGGCAGCTTAAAAATGGAGAATCACGAAGCAGCGGTGATTCACCGTACCGCTCACCGGCCGTGGGGCACGTATACCGTGCTGGAAGAGGGAGCAGGTTTCAAGATCAAACGCATTGAGGTCAAGCCGGGCGGTCGGCTCAGTTTGCAGGCACATTTCCATCGTGCGGAGCACTGGATTGTGGTTTCCGGCAGCGCGCGCGTGACCAACGGTGCGGAGGAGATGCTGCTCACACAGAACCAGTCCACCTATATTCCATGCGGGCATCGACATCGCCTGGAAAATCCGGGGAAGATTCCGCTTGTGCTGATTGAGGTACAGAGCGGGGAGTACCTGGGCGAGGACGATATCGTTCGCTTTGAAGATCAGTATGGTCGAGTCGGAGAAACAGGTCGCGCTGACACGCAGCCCCAAATTTGA
- a CDS encoding ABC transporter permease — protein sequence MVLSIWRNREITWLLAKRDVQARYKGSYIGLLWTLVNPLLMLLIYTFVFTFIFKSRWAGAVDGGRSQFALVMFVGVIIHGLFSEVINRAPGLVLENPNYVTKVVFPLEILPAIGLGAALFHALAGILILLTGILVYSGELHWQVILLPFVLFPFLVMVIGIAWILSALGVFARDLKQSTTFITTAMLFLSPVFYPETAWPEQYRTLFLLNPLTFIIGQSREICLWGHYPDFVGLGVYLLIALCVAWFGFFCFQKMRKGFADVL from the coding sequence ATGGTTCTTTCTATTTGGCGCAATCGGGAAATTACCTGGCTGCTTGCGAAGCGCGATGTGCAGGCCCGATACAAGGGATCGTATATCGGGCTACTGTGGACCCTGGTTAACCCGCTGCTGATGCTGCTGATCTATACGTTCGTGTTTACGTTCATCTTTAAATCGCGATGGGCCGGCGCGGTGGATGGCGGTCGCTCACAGTTCGCGTTGGTCATGTTTGTTGGCGTCATTATTCACGGCTTGTTTTCGGAAGTGATCAATCGTGCACCGGGGTTAGTGCTGGAAAATCCCAACTATGTGACGAAGGTGGTTTTTCCGTTGGAAATTCTGCCGGCTATCGGTCTTGGTGCGGCGCTCTTTCACGCACTTGCCGGCATCTTGATTCTATTGACCGGGATATTGGTCTATAGCGGAGAACTGCACTGGCAGGTTATCTTGCTTCCGTTCGTTCTGTTCCCGTTCCTGGTCATGGTCATCGGCATTGCGTGGATACTTTCCGCACTGGGTGTGTTTGCTCGTGACTTGAAGCAGAGCACCACGTTTATAACTACCGCCATGTTATTTCTCTCGCCGGTTTTCTATCCGGAGACGGCCTGGCCAGAGCAATATCGAACGCTTTTCTTGCTCAATCCATTGACATTCATCATCGGACAATCCCGGGAGATTTGTCTTTGGGGGCACTATCCCGATTTTGTCGGATTGGGCGTGTATCTGTTGATTGCGCTGTGTGTGGCCTGGTTTGGTTTTTTTTGTTTTCAGAAGATGAGAAAGGGATTTGCCGATGTTCTCTGA
- a CDS encoding ABC transporter ATP-binding protein: protein MFSDQLDNSEAKAGDVVIAANGLGKYYEIYGNPKDRLKQFLLPTLDRARGKEPRKYYKQFWALSDVSFEVRRGETVGIIGRNGSGKSTLLQLVCGTLSPSTGTMETRGRIAALLELGSGFNPEFTGRENVMLSGALFGLSRDEIAARYDDIVAFSGIADFIDQPVKTYSSGMVVRLAFSVIAHVDADILVVDEALSVGDAYFTQKCMRFLRSFMQRGTLLFCSHDMGAIVNLCNRVVWLDKGQVKMAGNPKAVSEKYLESLFDPVVVEDPQPVEEAIEVEEKAPQVEEYIDMRMPMINASPLRNDIEVFQFDEARASFGAGGAQITGVRLLDGSGNPVAWAVGGEEMVLEISARATADIGRPIIGFVFKDKLGQIIFADNTYIPYRNKSIDVGRGRKLVARFRFKFPVLPSGEYSISPAIAEGTQSDHVQHHWVHDAMILQVHSSSTCIGLFGVPMKEITLEAI from the coding sequence ATGTTCTCTGATCAACTCGATAATTCCGAAGCCAAGGCGGGCGATGTCGTAATTGCGGCCAATGGCTTGGGTAAATATTACGAGATCTATGGAAATCCGAAGGATCGACTGAAGCAATTCTTGTTGCCGACTCTCGATCGTGCGAGAGGTAAAGAGCCGCGGAAGTACTACAAGCAATTTTGGGCGTTGAGCGACGTGTCCTTTGAGGTGCGGCGGGGAGAAACCGTTGGCATTATCGGACGAAATGGCTCGGGTAAATCAACGTTGCTCCAACTTGTCTGCGGAACGCTTTCGCCGTCTACCGGAACGATGGAAACGCGCGGTCGCATTGCTGCACTTCTCGAGCTTGGTTCCGGTTTCAACCCGGAATTCACGGGGCGCGAGAACGTGATGCTTAGCGGGGCGCTGTTCGGTTTGTCCCGAGATGAGATTGCTGCGCGTTATGACGATATTGTGGCCTTTTCCGGAATAGCGGATTTTATTGATCAGCCTGTCAAGACTTATTCGAGTGGCATGGTCGTGCGCTTGGCCTTCTCCGTGATCGCGCATGTCGACGCGGATATATTGGTTGTAGATGAGGCCTTATCCGTCGGAGACGCATACTTCACGCAAAAGTGTATGCGGTTCTTGCGCTCGTTCATGCAGCGGGGAACGCTATTGTTCTGCAGCCATGACATGGGGGCAATTGTCAATCTATGCAATCGCGTTGTTTGGCTGGACAAAGGCCAAGTCAAGATGGCGGGAAACCCGAAGGCAGTTTCGGAAAAATATCTCGAATCGCTGTTTGATCCGGTCGTTGTAGAGGATCCGCAACCCGTTGAGGAGGCAATCGAGGTCGAGGAGAAAGCTCCCCAGGTCGAGGAATATATCGACATGCGCATGCCGATGATCAACGCGTCGCCGCTGCGAAATGATATCGAAGTCTTCCAGTTCGACGAAGCACGAGCTTCGTTCGGTGCCGGCGGGGCGCAGATCACGGGAGTGCGATTGCTCGACGGAAGCGGGAATCCCGTTGCCTGGGCGGTCGGCGGGGAGGAAATGGTTCTTGAAATATCGGCGCGGGCAACAGCGGATATCGGGCGTCCGATTATAGGTTTTGTGTTCAAAGACAAGCTTGGTCAGATTATTTTCGCGGATAACACCTACATTCCCTACAGAAATAAATCAATTGATGTGGGTCGAGGCCGCAAGCTCGTGGCGAGATTTAGATTCAAATTCCCGGTTTTGCCCTCCGGGGAATATAGCATTTCTCCCGCGATAGCAGAAGGCACGCAAAGTGATCACGTGCAGCATCATTGGGTGCACGACGCAATGATTCTTCAGGTCCATTCCAGCTCGACTTGCATAGGCTTGTTTGGCGTGCCTATGAAGGAAATTACTTTGGAAGCCATATGA
- a CDS encoding glycosyltransferase yields MDFTGERFVPGVPGEIEMEHYHRYYLVSEIIKGKDVLDIACGEGYGSALMASDARSVIGVDIDSTAVEHARAYYRRPNLRFETGSAAAIPLPDRSVDVVVSFETIEHHDQHEEMMSEISRVLRENGILIISSPDKYEYSEKPGYRNPYHVKELYLDEFKDLLSRHFSNVDLYGQRAAFGSLIARMNGCVSKVGRHFWTRTGTEAVGVQHAELPREPVYFIALASNGPVPEFAPSMFEVEGYIESRVQGVSADYQAEIQRIALERDGMLRDKDLAWEKYLQQVVKDYGAEIERIAAERDAMLKNKDAEWDRKVEGVTQEYRAKISAIERERSRVATEVDSMHSQLAENAAFKDMVPLVSLIVVNFNGLRFLPGLLQSLMHLDYPRYEIVLVDNASSDASVDYVAEHFPSVRIVKSSENLGFAGGNNLGMQAANGDLIGLINNDTEVDPKCLRELVAALARDPKAWAAGSKLVFFRKYVEIVIKSDVFKPSERGQSSDQRELGLLLDESSAFVGCDYRKPIFADGFWGSEQLSGRRVRWTSGEARLLLPVMPTADSEDVYELSLIVSGTEAGSGASFSVELGGTQIGHGVLSSEFDEHLLRIPGSLVSAANFDLLNNAGTRLNESGDASDRGIYEPDRGQYDREESVEALCGAAMLIRRSALERIGLFDSRFFMYYEDADLCWRMRRAGGVLRYVPTSVVRHIHTGSSVEWSPMFVYYVSRNHVLIRFKHAALRVAMASYLVEAARCARACVAWMRNAIRGGNDQRARAEFGLRLRLQIDLIKKIPGTLLRRWGFKGTPLDRL; encoded by the coding sequence ATGGATTTCACCGGTGAACGTTTTGTGCCGGGAGTGCCTGGCGAAATAGAGATGGAACACTACCATCGCTATTATCTCGTTAGCGAAATTATCAAGGGGAAGGATGTCCTCGACATCGCGTGTGGCGAGGGGTACGGCTCCGCGCTGATGGCATCGGACGCGCGTAGTGTGATCGGCGTGGACATCGACAGCACCGCTGTCGAGCACGCGCGTGCATATTATCGCCGCCCGAACCTCCGATTCGAAACCGGGTCGGCTGCTGCAATCCCTCTCCCGGATCGTAGCGTCGATGTGGTGGTGAGCTTCGAAACAATCGAGCATCACGATCAGCATGAAGAGATGATGAGCGAGATTTCTCGCGTTCTGCGCGAGAATGGTATTTTGATAATCTCGAGTCCAGATAAGTACGAATATTCCGAAAAACCCGGGTATAGGAATCCATATCACGTCAAAGAACTGTACTTGGACGAATTCAAGGACTTGCTGTCGCGTCACTTCTCCAACGTTGACCTTTACGGCCAGCGTGCTGCATTTGGTTCGCTGATCGCACGTATGAACGGCTGCGTCAGCAAAGTCGGACGCCATTTTTGGACCCGGACGGGCACCGAAGCGGTTGGCGTCCAACACGCGGAATTGCCCAGAGAGCCGGTCTATTTTATTGCCCTTGCATCAAACGGTCCGGTGCCTGAGTTTGCGCCGTCGATGTTCGAAGTTGAAGGTTATATCGAGTCCCGAGTCCAAGGCGTATCCGCGGATTATCAAGCGGAGATTCAGCGTATTGCCTTGGAACGTGATGGCATGCTGAGGGACAAGGATCTCGCATGGGAAAAATACCTTCAACAAGTCGTGAAAGACTACGGGGCGGAGATCGAGCGCATCGCAGCTGAGCGAGATGCCATGCTGAAGAACAAGGACGCCGAATGGGATCGGAAAGTTGAGGGCGTCACTCAGGAATATCGAGCAAAGATTTCGGCGATCGAACGAGAGCGGTCGAGGGTGGCGACAGAGGTCGACAGCATGCACAGTCAGCTGGCGGAAAATGCCGCTTTCAAGGACATGGTGCCGCTGGTCAGCCTAATCGTTGTGAATTTCAATGGGCTCAGATTCCTGCCGGGGTTGTTGCAGAGCCTAATGCACCTCGATTACCCGAGATATGAAATTGTCTTGGTCGATAATGCGTCGAGCGATGCGTCGGTCGATTATGTTGCCGAGCACTTCCCCAGCGTGCGCATCGTCAAGTCTAGCGAGAATCTCGGCTTTGCCGGCGGAAACAACCTCGGCATGCAGGCGGCAAATGGCGATCTGATTGGACTTATCAATAACGATACCGAGGTTGATCCCAAATGTCTCCGTGAATTGGTGGCGGCGTTGGCGCGTGATCCCAAGGCGTGGGCGGCAGGTTCAAAGCTCGTTTTTTTCAGAAAATACGTCGAAATCGTAATCAAGAGCGATGTTTTTAAACCGTCTGAAAGAGGGCAATCTTCTGACCAGCGTGAATTGGGTCTCTTGCTAGACGAGAGCAGCGCGTTCGTGGGGTGTGATTATCGCAAGCCGATTTTTGCTGACGGGTTTTGGGGAAGTGAGCAGTTGTCGGGACGGCGTGTCCGTTGGACTTCGGGCGAGGCAAGATTATTGTTGCCGGTGATGCCGACAGCAGATAGCGAAGACGTGTACGAGCTGTCCTTGATCGTGTCGGGAACGGAAGCGGGATCGGGCGCATCGTTTAGCGTCGAGTTGGGCGGCACGCAAATCGGTCACGGTGTGCTCTCGTCGGAGTTCGATGAGCACCTTCTGCGGATACCAGGCTCTTTGGTGAGTGCTGCGAATTTCGACTTATTGAATAACGCCGGTACGCGCCTAAACGAAAGCGGTGACGCTAGCGATCGCGGAATCTATGAACCCGACCGCGGACAGTACGATCGGGAGGAGTCCGTTGAGGCGCTTTGCGGCGCCGCTATGCTGATTAGACGCAGCGCCCTTGAGCGAATTGGTTTGTTCGACTCCAGGTTTTTCATGTACTACGAGGACGCGGACCTCTGCTGGCGTATGCGCCGAGCCGGAGGCGTCCTGCGATACGTACCGACGAGCGTCGTGCGCCATATTCACACTGGTTCCAGTGTCGAATGGTCTCCGATGTTCGTCTATTACGTTTCCCGAAATCACGTGCTGATCCGCTTCAAGCATGCCGCGCTACGTGTGGCGATGGCTAGTTATCTTGTCGAGGCTGCGCGGTGTGCTCGGGCGTGCGTAGCGTGGATGCGTAATGCTATTCGAGGCGGTAACGACCAGCGAGCGCGCGCGGAATTCGGACTGCGCCTTCGTCTGCAGATCGATTTGATCAAAAAAATTCCTGGAACACTTTTGCGGCGATGGGGCTTTAAAGGTACACCGCTGGATCGACTATAA
- a CDS encoding glycosyltransferase family 4 protein yields the protein MKIGIYNRYWGTMGGGEKYTGTIAQILSEAHEVDLIHTTKVDVKEFQDRMNLDLSRARWVEWPGDSCAQLASRSAEYDLFTNSTYCSSMVSQAKSSIYVVFFPHQLSPRPMGPRRKALASVLGAMARSPRLLGRSGARLASRAFGRIQRGSNEFISSYQVKVTISQFTTEWLERRWGCKGVVLSPPIDIERYADIDSSGKSRVILSVGRFFHGGKDGHNKKHLELLRAFRAMCDSGRVPQGWEYHLAGSVNLNTPDDIGYFREVNELAKGYPVKILGNISADALKQEYAKASIFWHGSGWGEDAESFPERMEHFGMTTCEAMAAACVPVVMPKGGQPEIVDNGVNGFHFRDADELAARTEKLMAMFGHPDLEAMAARAREDVKRYSLPHFRKGVLELIDAI from the coding sequence ATGAAAATCGGAATTTACAACAGATATTGGGGTACGATGGGTGGTGGTGAAAAGTACACCGGAACCATCGCTCAAATATTAAGTGAAGCCCATGAGGTCGATCTTATTCACACTACGAAGGTCGACGTAAAGGAATTTCAGGATCGCATGAACCTGGATCTTTCTCGGGCTCGCTGGGTCGAGTGGCCGGGTGATTCCTGTGCGCAATTGGCGTCCAGGTCGGCCGAGTATGATTTATTTACCAATTCGACTTATTGTTCTTCCATGGTTTCGCAGGCGAAATCGTCCATTTATGTGGTCTTTTTCCCGCATCAATTATCGCCTCGGCCAATGGGGCCAAGGCGAAAGGCGTTGGCTTCCGTGCTCGGAGCGATGGCTCGATCACCGCGATTGCTGGGCCGCTCGGGTGCGAGACTGGCTTCGAGAGCGTTCGGGAGAATTCAGCGAGGAAGCAATGAGTTTATTTCGAGCTATCAGGTAAAAGTCACGATTTCCCAATTTACGACCGAATGGCTCGAGCGTCGCTGGGGATGTAAGGGAGTGGTGCTGTCGCCACCCATTGACATCGAACGTTACGCGGATATAGACAGCTCGGGAAAGTCGCGCGTCATTCTCAGTGTGGGTCGCTTCTTTCACGGTGGAAAGGACGGGCACAACAAGAAGCATCTCGAGCTCTTGCGTGCTTTCCGCGCCATGTGCGACAGCGGACGTGTTCCGCAAGGATGGGAGTATCATCTCGCGGGCAGCGTCAATTTGAATACGCCGGATGATATTGGATATTTTCGAGAAGTGAATGAGCTTGCAAAGGGATATCCGGTAAAAATACTCGGAAATATTTCCGCGGATGCTTTGAAGCAGGAATATGCAAAGGCAAGCATTTTCTGGCACGGATCCGGGTGGGGGGAAGATGCCGAATCGTTCCCTGAGCGAATGGAACACTTTGGTATGACGACTTGCGAGGCGATGGCTGCGGCATGCGTGCCGGTGGTAATGCCTAAAGGGGGTCAGCCCGAAATCGTTGATAACGGGGTTAATGGATTTCATTTCCGCGATGCGGACGAACTCGCTGCTCGCACCGAGAAGTTAATGGCGATGTTTGGTCACCCAGATCTGGAGGCGATGGCGGCTCGGGCTCGTGAAGACGTAAAGCGCTATTCCTTGCCGCATTTTAGAAAAGGGGTTCTTGAATTAATCGATGCTATATAA